The Nerophis lumbriciformis linkage group LG05, RoL_Nlum_v2.1, whole genome shotgun sequence genome contains a region encoding:
- the LOC133606498 gene encoding dickkopf-related protein 2-like, with the protein MRRHVDTLLCALSLAVVVCAHVRLNSIRTVIVHKVPGELTLRQCISDLECSEGSYCHAPSKGPTHSRCQTCRRRKRRCHRDGMCCPGNRCSNSACVPEGETIASDGAVLDKRDTTAWMKKYRTVSGKGQAGDPCLVASDCSDSLCCARHFWTRFCKPVLREGQVCSHRGRKKRQRDLELFQRCPCGRGLACHTGDDTARSSSTLLMAAKSKFAAHSPVAPQTRLHVCRRK; encoded by the exons ATGAGGCGTCACGTGGACACTCTGCTATGCGCGCTCTCGCTTGCGGTGGTGGTGTGCGCGCACGTGCGACTCAACTCCATCCGGACGGTAATCGTGCACAAGGTTCCTGGGGAGCTGACG cTTCGCCAGTGCATAAGCGACCTGGAGTGCAGCGAGGGAAGCTACTGCCACGCCCCCTCAAAAGGCCCCACCCACTCCCGCTGCCAGACctgcaggaggaggaagaggcgTTGCCATCGAGACGGGATGTGTTGTCCTGGCAACCGCTGCAGCAACA GTGCGTGCGTGCCTGAAGGGGAAACAATAGCCAGCGATGGGGCGGTTCTGGACAAGCGCGACACGACCGCCTGGATGAAGAAATACAGGACAGTGTCTGGTAAAG GTCAAGCGGGTGACCCCTGCCTCGTCGCCTCCGACTGTTCTGACAGTCTGTGCTGCGCTCGCCACTTCTGGACGCGCTTCTGCAAGCCGGTCTTACGGGAGGGTCAGGTGTGTTCCCACCGCGGCAGGAAAAAGCGGCAGCGCGACCTGGAGCTCTTCCAGCGCTGCCCCTGCGGACGTGGACTCGCCTGCCACACCGGAGATGACACCGCCCGGTCCTCGTCCACGCTGCTGATGGCGGCAAAGTCCAAGTTTGCGGCACATTCCCCCGTTGCGCCGCAGACCAGACTGCACGTGTGccgcaggaagtga
- the LOC133605738 gene encoding aminoacyl tRNA synthase complex-interacting multifunctional protein 1-like: protein MDLGEVFHPSLAAALMKLDPEDGEKIMEYFQTHALLTREKALLQASVREQKKLLVENGKLKKDIEQLRFQLQDKQRRRVAKALLSPNHAPGTPVNQLPPTAGSEAASSPPSGVLDQWSKATCRQKGVKRAPTAAPPLGRELPVDVSRLDLRVGRILSVGPHPLAENLTVQEVDVGEKAPRTIVSKLPRKELDGALVVLLCNIKSCKLKGVASQARLLWCFQSDHAVELLAPPTGSNPGDRVTCLDFPGEPDRELQSKQRVWERVQPSLQVNARGVANYKGCGLQVKGKGLCRAWSFTNCNIK from the exons ATGGACCTGGGCGAGGTTTTTCATCCCAG CCTGGCGGCGGCGCTAATGAAGCTGGATCCTGAAGACGGCGAGAAGATAATGGAATATTTTCAAACTCACGCTCTGCTCACCAGAGAGAAAGCTC TGCTACAGGCGTCTGTGCGCGAGCAGAAGAAGCTGCTGGTGGAAAACGGCAAACTGAAGAAAGACATCGAGCAGCTGAGATTTCAACTTCAGGACAAACAAAGAAGACGCGTCG CTAAGGCCCTCCTCTCACCAAACCACGCCCCTGGCACGCCTGTCAATCAACTCCCTCCAACCGCTGGTTCCGAGGCTGCGTCCTCGCCCCCCTCAGGCGTCCTGGATCAATGGAGCAAGGCGACTTGCAGGCAGAAAGGAGTCAAGAGAG CTCCCACTGCTGCGCCCCCTTTGGGCAGGGAGCTTCCAGTGGACGTGTCCCGCCTTGACCTGCGAGTCGGGCGGATCTTAAGCGTTGGCCCACACCCGCTGGCAGAAAACCTGACCGTCCAAGAAGTGGATGTGGGAGAGAAGGCCCCCCGCACCATTGTCAGCAAACTACCAAGAAAGGAA CTTGATGGCGCTCTTGTTGTGTTGCTGTGCAACATCAAGTCCTGCAAACTGAAGGGAGTGGCTTCGCAGGCCCGCCTCTTGTGGTGCTTTCAATCCGACCACGCTGTTGAGCTATTGGCCCCGCCCACAGGCTCCAACCCTGGAGACAGAGTCACCTGCCTGGACTTCCCCG gTGAGCCTGACCGAGAGCTGCAGTCCAAACAGCGTGTGTGGGAGCGTGTTCAGCCCAGCCTGCAGGTGAATGCAAGGGGCGTGGCCAACTACAAGGGGTGTGGCTTACAGGTGAAGGGGAAGGGGCTGTGTCGGGCGTGGTCCTTCACCAACTGCAACATCAAATAG